The Paraburkholderia megapolitana genomic sequence ACGTACTGGTTTTTATCGCTCCGATATGAGCGCGGACTCATACCGGAGCGCGTTCGCCTGCGTCTGGGCTGGACGTGGGCGTCCCTCCACGCGATGGACAGCGCACTACGCTGGCCATCGCACGGCGGTGGTCGTTCAGTTCGAATTCAGTGCGACGCGCACCACGCCTGAGCGTGGCTGCGCGGAGTGCTTCAGATTGGCGCGGGCTTTGTGCCTCGTGTGCCGAACACTTCGTGTAGATCGGCAGCGCCGCGCGCAGGACGATCCAGCATCTTCAACTCGACGCTTTGCAGGTGGCGCGCCATCAGCGCTGCGGCTCCCTGCGTATGGCCGGCGTCGAGCGCGGCCAGAATGGCTTCGTGATCTTCGACCGAGCACGGGCTCTGGCCAATCGATTCGTACAGCGCCGAGATCAACGTCGAGCGCGCAACGAGCCCGTTCAGGCAATCGCACAGCACCGTGTTGCCCGTCAGCGCGGCCAGCTCCGTGTGGAACTCGCCCGACAGGCGGATCCACGCGGAAAAGTCTCGCGTCTCGAACGCCTTGCGCTCGCGGCCGATCATGCTGGCGATGCCCTTCAACCGGCGCGTGCCGTGCCCCGAGCAGATCCGCTCGACGACGGCCAGCTCGATGATGCGGCGCATCTCGAACACCTCGTGCACTTCCTGCAGCGACGGACTCGCGACAAACGCGCCACGGTTCGGCTCGAGATCGATGAGCCGGTCGGTCGCGAGCAGCGCAAGCGCCTGGCGCACCGGCCCGCGCTTGACGTCGAACACCTCGCACAACTGCGCTTCGGTCAGCTTGGCGCCCGGCGCGAGTCGATGTTCGAGGATCGCGTCGCGAATGCGTTCGGCGATGGCCTCGGGCCGGTTACCTGCGGAAGAAGCGGAAGTTCGGTCGGACATGATGTGCGTTCCGTTATGGAGAGCATCTTAGGTTGGACATTAAAATTGTCAACAATTTTTGCTGTCAATGATTGGCAATTCAACCTGACTTGCCCTGTCACCGTGGAGATATGTCATTTTTTAAGGGAAAATCCTGGTCTTCTGGGCATGACAAGCCACGATTCTGCCGCATATTTTGTTGACAATATTTTCTGGGGTCGCGCTCGATGAACCAATACGCGCGGATTCGTGACCGGCAGTTAGTTGCGACAGACAGGCGTTCGCGACGTGCGCTATCCACCGCCCTGCTCTCGCAGCGGATAGCGCACATCGGCGGATAACGAAGACGTGGACGGATGGAAGCCGCATTACCGCCGGCCGCCCGCTCAGCCCAGATGCGGATAGTTCGAGACGGTCAGCTGGAAGCCGTGTGGATCGGCGACGAGGTGCGCATCGGCGCCGAACGGCAGCGTCACGATGTCGGCAATGTGGCCGAACGGCAGCCCGGTGATCACCGGAATGCCGATGACCGACCTCACCTGTTCGATCATCGCGTGCAGGTCGTAGCCGTTGTCGGAGTCGAACAACCTGGCGCCGGAGAAGTCGCCCAGCACCAACGCCTGCTGCTGCGCGAGGATGCCCGACAGATGCAGTTGATAAATCATCCGCTCGACCCGGAACGGCTGTTCGTTGACGTCCTCGAGCCAGAGGATGCCGCCCTGCACCGGCGGCATATACGGTGTGCCCACCAGCGACGAGAGCACCGCGAGATTGCCGCCCCACAGCATGCCGGTCACATCGGCGGACTGCGCCTGATGAGCATCGCTCGTCACGGTGAAGGTCGGTTTCGTGAGCGCATTCCAGAAGTGCTGCATCGTGAATTCGCTTGGCGTTTCCGCGCCGAAGTCGCTCAGCAGCATCGGCCCGGCAAACGTCTTCACACCCGCGCGCGCATACAGTGCGAGCTGGATCGCGGTGAAATCGCTGTAACCGACGAGCGCCACCGGTGCGTCACGCAAGCGGCGCTGCAACCCTTCGTAATCTAGCCCGTGCAGGATGCGCGTCGCCCCGTAACCGCCACGCACCGCGAGCACGATATCGGGCAGTGGGCGCGAAGTATCGGCGAGGCGGTTCAGATCCGCGGCACGTTCGCCGTCGGTGCCCGCAAAGCGCTGATAGCAGCGCTGCGTCGCGTCCAGCCCTTCGATGCGATGTCCTTGCGCGCGCAACCTTTGCAGCGCGCGCTGCGCCGCCTCCTGGTCGTACGGGTAGCCGGAAGGCGCGATCAGCTCGATGGTGCGGTGGGCGGTCATGGGCAAAGGCAACGAAGGCGAAAAATCGGGTTGGGTCAGGAGTCGGCGGGGTCGGAAGGTGGCGTGTCCGGCGAAGCCGGAGACTGCGCTGCCGGGGTTTGGGGCGCAGGGGCGGCCCGAGCCGCCCGTGCTTCCCTGCTCGCGCGCCGCCGGTCGGCGAAGAAAGTCTTCAGCGCAGCACCACACTCGTCCTCCAGCACGCCGCCGATCACCTCGGTGTGGTGATTGAGCTGCGGATTCGCAAACGCATCGACGACGCTGCCGCACGCGCCCGTCTTCGGGTCGCGCGCGCCGAACACCACACGGGCGATGCGCGCGTGCATGATCGCGCCGGCGCACATCAGGCACGGTTCGAGGGTGACATAGAGTTCGCAGCCCGGCAGCCGGTAGTTTTCGAGTGCCTGCGCCGCGGCACGCAGCGCGGCCATCTCGGCGTGCGCGGAAGGATCGTGGCCGCCGATCGGATGGTTGAACCCCGTCGCTATCACTTCGTCGCCGCGCACGAGCACCGCACCGACGGGGACCTCGCCCGCGGCCCGCGCTTCTTCGGCGGCCGCCTGGGCAAGCGCCATGAAGCGACGATCGCGTTCGGAAACAAGGGGGGAAGGCACAGCAACCGGCGACGTCGGAACATCGCGGCTCACATCGGAGGAAGTGGAAAGCAGGTTGTGTGCGGCGCTGTTAGTGGCCCCATCAGCGGTGGCCGGCGTCTCGCCCGGCGGCTGCGGAGTGCTCACGCCATGCCTGCTTCGCCGCTGCCGCCCGAATCGGCGGAAACCCGCTCCGACAGGCGTTCGGCAATACGCCGGCAGTATTCGCGCGGCAGCACCAGCGGACCGCCGCGCAGCGATTCGAGCGCCATATCGAGTGCGAGCATGCGGGCCTGCAGACTGCAACGGGCAGCTTTGTCGCCCGCGGCGTCGAGGTCGTCGCGCAGATCGCAGAGCGCGCGCAACTGCTCGACGGCGGGCGGCACGAAGCCCGCGTTCTTCAGGATGCGGTTCGCGATGCGGACCGCCTCCGGCACGAGCAGGTCGTCGTCGAGCGCGAGCGGCGCCCGGGCACGGGACAAATCGTCGAACTCGCCACGCGCGGCTGCGGCGGCAATGCGCTGTTCGACTAACGCATCAAGCAATTTCATCGGTCATCCACTACGTTGCGGCCCGCGCATTTTATCAGGGAGCCGCCCCGGCGGGCGCCGGCGGCACCGTGTGTGGCCTCTAGCGGGCCCGCCATTCCCGGGAAAGCGTGGCCCGGCGGGCGGTCCGGGTGATCTGGCACCTCGGCGAATAACAGCGTCGGCGCTGCAAACAGCCTGTAAACTGGCGCAATCGACCGGGCCTGCGGGTCTTCCAGGCCCTGTAAGCCATCAAACAACGGAGGGACTCCAATGAAACGGTTTTTCCGCCCAGCACTCGTGATTGCCGCCGTATCGGCCGCCCTCCTGCTCTCCGGATGCGGGGTTTTCTGCGGTGGCGCAGGTGGTAGCGGTGGCGGCTTTGCCGGCGGCTGCGGAACGGGCATGCGCTTCTGATCGATTGCTTCGGGGGGAGCACCGCCCTCAGCCTGTGCACCGCCCCCGGCCGCTAACGCACAGGAAGTTCGCCGCCGAGCGTCCATCGCCCCAGCACCTCGTGCCGCGACTGCCCAAGCAGGCTATGGACAAGAAAAAACTCGCGCACTGGCCAGCCGATCCTGTGCACGATTTGCCGCGCCACCGGCGGTGTGTCGTAAAGCAGCGTGACATGTGGCGTGAAACTCGCTGTACGTCTTTTCGCTTCGCTGAATCCGATCGCCGCCCCCAACGATTCGCGAAACGCACCGAGCGCCGCAATGCCGGGTGCACCAGGCGCGGCGCGCAACACCAGCGGCTTGTTGTCCGCCCGGCGCCCAAAATACTCCACACGATCCAACTCGACATCGAATGGGGCTGCGCCTGTGCCAACCTGCGCGGCAGCGAGATGCAACAGATCGACGATTTTTTGCGGCAACCCGAAGTGGTCGCCGAGCCAGAACAGCGTGATATGCAGCCGCTCGCGGGCGATCGGCTTGTTCGTCAGCCCCGATGCGATCCGCAGGCGCGCCACCAGCCGCTCGATATGGGCAGTAGCTTCATCGTCGGGACGGATCGCGAAGAAGAGCCGGTCTGTCGGCCCAGGCAGATTCTCGAATCCGTCCAGCAAAAGCTGTGTCGCCACGACGTCTCCTCGAGGTTGTCGTCACCCACGTATGTGCCCGGCGATGCGGCGAGCTCGACCCGGTCAGATCGACATGGCCCGCGCGAGTGCATTCATCTGCACGCCGTCGGGCGCGGCCAGATCGTCGAGCACCGAAAAATGCGTGCAATCGGGCACCGGCAGATAGACGACCTGCTCGCCCCGCTCGTTGCACGCGTGCGCATAGTCGCTCGAATGCCGCACGAGTTCCGGTAACTCGGCCGCGCCTACGCTCACCGTCATCGGTACGCCCTGGCCGATGTGGCGCAATGGGCTGTACGCAGCGATCTCTACCGCTGTCAGTTGCAACTTGTCGTTCAGCCAGGACAAGCCGATCGGTTCGAGATCGACTAGCGCACTGATCGGCATCGCGTAGCTGATGCCCGCATGCGCGCGATACAACGCGGCCAGTTGTCCGCCCGCCGAATGCCCGCTCAGGCACACGGGGCGCCCGCCAAAACCGGCAGTGCCGGTGTCTGCTGCAAGATGATCGAGCAGCCGGCCGATCTCGTCGACGATCTGCGTCATCGATGCAACCGGCGCCAGCGTGTATTCCACCAGCACGACGTTGAAGCCGCGACCGAGCGGCCCGCTCGCGACGAACGCGAAATCTTCCTTGGTGCAGTTCTGCCAGTAGCCGCCGTGAATGAAGATGAAGGTCGGCGCATCGGGCCGACCGCACGGCAGCCAGTCGAACCGTTGACGCGGCCGCGCACCGTAGCGAATGTCGCGTTGACCGGGCACCTCGCGATAGAGCGCTTCGCTTTGTTCCTGAAATCGCGCCAACGTGCCGGGGAAATCGGCGGCGGCCTTGACGTTGTTGTAGGCCGTATCGAGCGTGGCGCGGTCCATGCCGCGATAAAGCAAGGTCATCTCGTGCGCCTCCGTGCGCAGGTCATCCGGCAATGCAAACGTACGTCGTCATGCCGACTCATTGCGAGACGCGACCCGGCTGCCGAGCGCCGCAACGACCTGCTGCACAACCTCGTCCCAATCGCCGGGACGGCTCTGACGAAACAGATGCAGCGCCTGCGGATACCACGGCGAATCGCTGCGCGGCTGCATCCAGCGCCAGTCTGTCCAGTACTTCGACAGCAGCACCCAGCACGGTTTGCCGAGCGCACCGGCCAGATGGGCGACCGCGGTATCGACTGTGATGACCAGATCCAGTTGGGCAATCACGGCCGCCGTGTCCGCAAAGTCCGCGAGATCGGGCCCGACTGGAACGACCGGCTGATGCGCGGGCGCGCGCGCAGCTTCTTCCTCTGCCGCGCCCTTCTGCAGGCTCACGAAACGCACGCCCGGCACCGACCATAACGGCGCGAGCGTCGCAAGGCCCGGTAGCGACCGGGCGTCGTCGTTCTGATGCCCCGTGAAGCCACGCCAGACGAGGCCGACCTTGAAGCCCTCGGCGGGCAGGCGGTCGCGCCAGCGCTCGAGTCGTCCGGGCGGCACACGCAGATACGGCAAAGACGCGGGAATCGTGTCGAGCGTCGTACCGAGAAGCATCGGCAGACTCATGAAGAACGACCAGTAGTCGTACGTGCGCGCCGGCTTGAGCGACGTCGTAACTTCGTCGACTCCATCGACCGTCGCGAGCAACGCCGCGAGCGGTTCCGGGCAAATCAATGCGAGATGCTTGACACCTTGTGCCTTCAGCAGCGGCACATAGCGCACGAACTGAAGGTAGTCGCCGTAACCCTGCTCCGGCCAGATCACGAGCGACTTGCCGGTCAGCGCTTGCCCCTGCCACCGCGGGTAGTCGAGCTGCGGGACATCGGTACGCGTATTTCTGCCTGCATGGTAGCGAAACTCACCGTGCGGCCAGCCCTCTTCGTAGCGCCCCTGACCGAGCAACAGTATCGAGAGGTTCCAGTGGGCATCGGCGAAATCCGGCCTGCGCTCGAGCGCTTCGTGGTACATCGCCTCGGCTTGTGCCGGACGCTCGAGCAGTCTGAGCGCCGTGCCGAGATCGTTGCGCGCGTCGACATGCGCGGGATCGATTGCGAGTGTCTGGCGCAAGGCGAGTTCGGCTTCCTCGATGCGATCGGTGCGCAACATCAGCAGGCCGAGGTTGTAGTGTGCGTGCACATAGTGCGGATCGATTTCGAGCACC encodes the following:
- a CDS encoding GntR family transcriptional regulator is translated as MSDRTSASSAGNRPEAIAERIRDAILEHRLAPGAKLTEAQLCEVFDVKRGPVRQALALLATDRLIDLEPNRGAFVASPSLQEVHEVFEMRRIIELAVVERICSGHGTRRLKGIASMIGRERKAFETRDFSAWIRLSGEFHTELAALTGNTVLCDCLNGLVARSTLISALYESIGQSPCSVEDHEAILAALDAGHTQGAAALMARHLQSVELKMLDRPARGAADLHEVFGTRGTKPAPI
- the ldcA gene encoding muramoyltetrapeptide carboxypeptidase, translated to MTAHRTIELIAPSGYPYDQEAAQRALQRLRAQGHRIEGLDATQRCYQRFAGTDGERAADLNRLADTSRPLPDIVLAVRGGYGATRILHGLDYEGLQRRLRDAPVALVGYSDFTAIQLALYARAGVKTFAGPMLLSDFGAETPSEFTMQHFWNALTKPTFTVTSDAHQAQSADVTGMLWGGNLAVLSSLVGTPYMPPVQGGILWLEDVNEQPFRVERMIYQLHLSGILAQQQALVLGDFSGARLFDSDNGYDLHAMIEQVRSVIGIPVITGLPFGHIADIVTLPFGADAHLVADPHGFQLTVSNYPHLG
- the tadA gene encoding tRNA adenosine(34) deaminase TadA, producing MSRDVPTSPVAVPSPLVSERDRRFMALAQAAAEEARAAGEVPVGAVLVRGDEVIATGFNHPIGGHDPSAHAEMAALRAAAQALENYRLPGCELYVTLEPCLMCAGAIMHARIARVVFGARDPKTGACGSVVDAFANPQLNHHTEVIGGVLEDECGAALKTFFADRRRASREARAARAAPAPQTPAAQSPASPDTPPSDPADS
- a CDS encoding DnaJ family domain-containing protein, with translation MKLLDALVEQRIAAAAARGEFDDLSRARAPLALDDDLLVPEAVRIANRILKNAGFVPPAVEQLRALCDLRDDLDAAGDKAARCSLQARMLALDMALESLRGGPLVLPREYCRRIAERLSERVSADSGGSGEAGMA
- a CDS encoding 2'-5' RNA ligase family protein, giving the protein MATQLLLDGFENLPGPTDRLFFAIRPDDEATAHIERLVARLRIASGLTNKPIARERLHITLFWLGDHFGLPQKIVDLLHLAAAQVGTGAAPFDVELDRVEYFGRRADNKPLVLRAAPGAPGIAALGAFRESLGAAIGFSEAKRRTASFTPHVTLLYDTPPVARQIVHRIGWPVREFFLVHSLLGQSRHEVLGRWTLGGELPVR
- a CDS encoding alpha/beta hydrolase; amino-acid sequence: MTLLYRGMDRATLDTAYNNVKAAADFPGTLARFQEQSEALYREVPGQRDIRYGARPRQRFDWLPCGRPDAPTFIFIHGGYWQNCTKEDFAFVASGPLGRGFNVVLVEYTLAPVASMTQIVDEIGRLLDHLAADTGTAGFGGRPVCLSGHSAGGQLAALYRAHAGISYAMPISALVDLEPIGLSWLNDKLQLTAVEIAAYSPLRHIGQGVPMTVSVGAAELPELVRHSSDYAHACNERGEQVVYLPVPDCTHFSVLDDLAAPDGVQMNALARAMSI
- a CDS encoding tetratricopeptide repeat protein, whose protein sequence is MSLFLSAYAAHQAGRFQEATDGYLQVLAQEPQHADALHLLGLLRADAGDPASGEALMRQAIAQSEDPVYLANLGNLLAKQGRLAEAEAMCRRAVELGPRHVPGHYNLGNVLMERQRFDEAEAAFLHAVEIDPHATGALNNLGTIYVRDKRFSDAYAVYRRVLEIDPHYVHAHYNLGLLMLRTDRIEEAELALRQTLAIDPAHVDARNDLGTALRLLERPAQAEAMYHEALERRPDFADAHWNLSILLLGQGRYEEGWPHGEFRYHAGRNTRTDVPQLDYPRWQGQALTGKSLVIWPEQGYGDYLQFVRYVPLLKAQGVKHLALICPEPLAALLATVDGVDEVTTSLKPARTYDYWSFFMSLPMLLGTTLDTIPASLPYLRVPPGRLERWRDRLPAEGFKVGLVWRGFTGHQNDDARSLPGLATLAPLWSVPGVRFVSLQKGAAEEEAARAPAHQPVVPVGPDLADFADTAAVIAQLDLVITVDTAVAHLAGALGKPCWVLLSKYWTDWRWMQPRSDSPWYPQALHLFRQSRPGDWDEVVQQVVAALGSRVASRNESA